Within Tenebrio molitor chromosome 3, icTenMoli1.1, whole genome shotgun sequence, the genomic segment AGAAAGgcgcgaaaaacgttgcgaaTATAGCCAAATTTTATCGGTTTGGTGACCTCGCGGTCGTTCCTATCGCAATTGTCTGACGATAGCGACTTGCATAAAAACAAGATTCGTCATTCTGGCCTGTGAACTCCTCAAGAGTGATTCTTGAGTTTTCATCTGATAACGCAGTTATATCAGATGTCTTATTGTGTTTTGTCTAGTCATTAGACGTATTCAAATTGAACGGGACTCGTAATGTAACGATAACGGCCGGTTGACCCTCGGAGAAATAAGAATTCGGACGGGCGCCTTAAAAATACTCGAAACCTTTCACTTTTGGGTCGTTGTGAAATTAAATGCAGACATTTGTTCAGCAATCGAAAAAGTGCAGGATCGAGAGAAGCGTGTCCAAAAGTTGCAGTTCCCGTTAGATGAAACTCGAGAGAAATCGTTTCAACGAAAGAGAAACGAGAATTGTCATCGTGAACTAGTGTTTAGCGAGGATTCGATAATTGGCAAAGAACCGATACGGCCTTGCGTGCAACGCGACAACGCTTTTGCTTTCTTTTTGTTTGTCGCGAACTTTTGCTGTCAtttattttcgttttcgagatgtTTTTGCGCATCAGTTTTGGCCGTGGTCGGCGTCGGCCCTGCCAAGACTTGTTTCGCACCTCCGCGCGATCATTTTTTTAGGTGCGTTTTAAAACACGAGACGCGTGCAAgaagtcgattttaataaatctgttTAATGGCACCTCGACCAACTCATCCGTGTCGAAACGTCGAGGGAAGGAAATCgataaatctatttttacGAAATGGAAACGAGCGAACAGGACGTTTCAACCTTTCGATTAATTCTGGTGTCGATGAGGGTTcgcttttgtttggttttcgAAATCGTTGATACATTCGATGGTCAAGGCCGTTGTGAGGATTTTTGGTTgcgcgttaaaaaaaaagaaaaggagGAGTTTCGGTAAGCTTTGTCTGGAAGATCAGCGGTTTAACGATATGCAAAATGTTGCAGGTGCATTTgctaattgtttttgtttatgcGATGATGTTTTTGGAGACATCACGAAGGTTTCTATTTACTGACCattctttttttcatttaacttTTTCATTAGTTTTAACAAATCGAAAGAAAAGCTATTCAAAATCGGGCAGATGGTGTAATCTGACAGTAATTACAGTTTCGGTTGCCAAATaacgtgcgatcaattaaaaaaaaatcgagttaggtacctggattgtgctattctgatgctttgattggttcaaaccaccattttcgcctactctgattttttttttattcgatcgcTCCGTATCTTCTTTCCAACACAATTTttcagaagaaaataaatttacgtaACTTGACACAGTTTACAGTTTGCACTTGTTTTTTGTTCCACTTCCCGGGCGTGCAGCAGGATTTTTTTGGACCCAGTATTTTATTGTCCGCTTTAAATTGAAGTTACAACGTTTTCTGACGATACTAAACTGTCCTGCCATCCCATTTGAAGCCTCGTTCTCTCCTTGCGTCCTTCCGCTTGTTTAGAATTATTCGAAAAGATTTATATTAATTGTGGTGTCGTTTCAGGATGCGCAGCCGCTCTGTGTCTCTTCATTCTAAACATAAAGCACCTGATGGTGGCCTACATGTACATAATGTCCGTCGGAGTAGTGTTCGTGTCGTACTGGAGCAACGCGAGCACGATAAAGTCCGTGGCGATCCTGTTGGACGACTTCAAGAACGGTTCCAGCATCTTGGACAACATCCTGTCGCTGAACGTGGAGCACCTGTCGAAAAACGGTGGCGTCACCTTTCAGATATTCCAGAACTACGTCCTTCAGTGTTTCCTCTCTTTCATCTTCGTCAACATCCACCTGGGGCCGCGGTATTCCACTCTGCAGAAGATCCTGCCTCTGACCTTCCTGGCCCCGTCGATGTTGACCGTGCTGCCGGTGCCTTCGACCCTCCTCAACCACATGCCGGTCTTTTCAGCTCTCCTGCCGTTGGCACTCGTTAAGTTCGTGCTGTGGTCGTCGGTGGTGCCCATAATACAGACCTTGTACAACGGCTACACCCACGCGAGGACTTTCGTTTCGAATTTCGGGATGTCCGCCTTGGTGGAGACGGAGTGGACGCGACTGAACGTCCCCGAGGTGTTGCGCACCTTCTGGTTGTTGCGGGTGGTGGAACACGCGGGGATTTTCTTCGCTTCGGGGTATTGGGAGTTGGACGACGGTCACACCCCCTACTTCAGACTGATGAAGTATCTGCTGGTCACGGGTTGCGACACCTTGACCGCGGTGCTGGGCATCACCAGTATTGTGTCGTACGTGTGCAACTACATCGGGAAGTTCTTCCAGTGGTTGTTGCTGAGCGACGACGAGAACGACAAAAACTTCGGGACGGTCTCCGCCATCGTCTTCTACATTCTTGCCTTGCAGACCGGTCTGACGGGACTGGAGCCCGAGATCAGATTCGTCAGGCTGTGCCGAAATTTCTGTCTCTTGTTCACCGCCATTTTGCACTTCGTCCACAACGTGGTCAACCCGCTGCTGATGAGTCTCAGCGCTTCGCACAACCCGTCGCTGAGGCGCCACCTCCACGCTCTCCTGGTCTGTCTGGTCCTGGTGGTGCTGCCTCTGCTCCTCATGTACTATCTCTGGTCGACCCAAAACACCTCCACCTGGTTGTTGGCGGTGTCTGCGTTCAGCGTCGAGGTCATAGTGAAGGTGTTCGTCTCGTTGGCCATCTATTCGCTGTTTTTGCTCGATGCCCGGCGCGAAACCTTCTGGGAGAAGCTCGACGACTACATCTACTACATCCGAGCTTTCGGCAACACCGTCGAGTTCTGCTTCGGCATCTTCCTCTTCTTCAACGGCGCATGGATTTTGCTCTTCGAAAGCGGCAGCGCCATCAGAGCTGTGATGATGTGCATCCACGCCTACTTCAACATCTGGTGCGACGCCAAGGCCGGTTGGTCGGTGTTCATGAAGAGGAGGACGGCGGTCAACAAGATCGAGAGCTTGCCGGAGGCGGACGAAGAGCAGTTAAGACGCTTGGATGACGTCTGTGCCATTTGTTATCAAGAGATGAGGTCTGCGAAGATCACCAGGTGCAAGCACTTCTTCCACGGGGTCTGCCTGAGGAAGTGGTTGTACGTCCAAGACAGGTGTCCGCTCTGTCACGAGATCCTCCACGGGATGGACTGCGAGGAGAGAAAGCAGAGCGGGAACCAGCCGAGGCCCACCGACCAGGAGGAAGAGAACAACTACGATAGGTGATAATTTTAAGCGATTGTGATCTAGGATTTTTTAAGTGTACTGCGGAGGACGAAGAGTGTACTGAATACGTTAATATAGTATTTTAATATAACGACTTTGACGAGTTGTATAGGTTTACAGCGGGTTTGGTAACGACGCTGGCTCCACCCACATTCTAAGTTAATCGAGTCGTTCGaggtttgttttgttttgtttcggTATACCAAAAATTCGTGGTCAATCACGACCGCGACTCCTGTGATTTCCACGTTGAAGGAATGTACAGTGCGTAACTTACAATGTGGGTTGCTACCGCAGGTGTCCCTTAGATTATTCGACCCATATTTATACGACAGCCGAGTGATcgatttcagtttttaagggtACTTACTATTGTATATTTAtgtgcaaaataaatttttttaatgtaaataacaacTGTACAGAAATCAGATAAGTGTTATCAAGTCAACTTTCCTATATTCGATTGAATTTCGtttgttatttttctatttagcAAATTTTATAAGACACTTAAGTCACCGAGGCACTCCTGAACTATACTgttatataatttattatagaagaataaaaattattttaagttaCGATCTCGATTGTTCACTTTGTTCAGTTGAAGACCAGGTCCTTGTAGTTGGACAACAGGTAGTAGTTAGAGACGCGACAGTTGGTCAAGGTCCTGACAACAGTCATGCGATCGGCTCTCTCGAAGTTTGCCTTGACGATCTCGTAGTAGCGACCGTCACTGCAACAGAAGTGTCACGAACAATCGAAAAACAAGTGCTGGAGTGTCACCCACCTCAAGCTGAGACATTTCAGTTTGAGACATTTGACTCGCAGGGTGTCGATCGCCTTTTGACTCTTGTCGGAGAACCTCAAGTTGTCTGGGTCCCATCTCAGCTCGAGCCTCTCGACGATGGGACAGCTTCGAGCGATGGTGTCCATCAACTGGTCGACCAGGATGTTCACGCCGAGCCTCTCCTGCGTGCCCATCACTACGATCCTGAAACGCTTCCATTATTCGAGTGTCGCGATTGTTGTGACGGTTACTTGGCGTTGGTGAGGATCGGCAGCACCGTCTGCCAAAGAGAGTCGGTGATGTGGGTCATGCCGGACAGTCCCAGACCCCACAGCTGGTGCCCGTGCTTGCACAAGAACTTGTAGATGGCGTCCTCGCTCAGGTTGTCCGAACTGTCCAGATCCAGAGCGACCAGGTTTCGAGGATTCCCGGCCTCCATCCACACTTTCAAGACCGAGTCGTTGAAGCCGTTGAGTTGTCCCGCGCTCAAGAACCTCAATCCAGGGAGGCGCGTCAGCATGTCTTGTAGAGCTTCGGTGGAGAGGTCGGTGGCTGTGATGTCCAGTTCTTGCAGCGAACACTTCTCCCACTCGACTTGTATCAAGTAGTCGCTTTGCAAATCTGGAAATGAGCGATCAGCGTCCGGAAATCGTGACCAAATGGTTTACTTGTTCCGTTCATCAAGAGACACTTGAGGCGTCGGCTCCTCTGGAAGAGCGTCTTGAGAGTGGATCCGGTGACTTTGGCGCAGTAGTTCACAGCCAGGCACTCGAGCTACGATCAGATTGCGTATCCAGCCGGACCAAACCATGTACTTTACATACCTGGATGCAATTGGAGCTGAACGCGTCTATGTGGCTGTCGTCGACGAAATTGATGCCGTACAAGTTGATGACCCGAAGATTCGGAGTCGCGGACTTGAGCTTGTGGACGTTGATAACTTCGTAGATTtcttcctcttcttcttcGATCTTCTCGTAGGTCCCTATCAGGTGGAGAATCTCCAGACCGTTGATGAAGTTGTAGATTTTTCGCATGAAACCTTCCATGAAGATGACTTCGGAGAGGCAGATGCAGAGGTATCTGAGCTTGGTGGGGAAGGCTTGCAGCTCGCTGAAGTCGTGGAGTTGCATGGCGGTGGAGAAATCCAGAAGCATGTGGGTCAAGTTTGGACATTTGTTAGCCAGTTCGTGAAGGACCGTGTGCGTTATCAGCTCTATGGGAAGCTCTATGTAGCGCAGTGAAGGACCGAACCGGATACTGATCAGTGCCAGGAGAGACTCCAAGGAACCGACGTGCAATCCGGAGATTTCCGGCCTGAGAGAGACGTTCTTCCACAGTTTGGTGTCGTAAGCGATGAGTCGCCACTTCTTGCACACCTTGGCCATGCGACATATTTCCTTGTGGCTCAAGTAGCTGAAGATGTGGAGGAGGACCTTGTCGGGGAGTTTCTCGATGGTCTGCAATCAAGAGAGTGTTGAAAGGAGTGGGTTGAGGGGAGGTTTGCCTACCGTTCCGGCGAATGGGCTTTTTGCCGCCGTCCCATCGGTCAGATAGACCTGGGAGGCTTCCAAGGCCAACTGGCCCCAAACATCCGGACTCACATCCATTTTTCACCACAAAAGTCAATTAATTTGCACCGAATTACGTGCACATTCTATTTACGTAACGTTCCACCATGTCTGACCGTCGCGTCGCATTCTTAAAATAACTCAAAACCCGCGACGGCCACGTTAAACAAATTTCGGCGGGAATTTCTTAATCGATTCATTACTTACGATCTTCTTGGACCTCCGGAAGCTGCTGTTGAGGTCGTCCCTGACGATGGCGGTGGTCAAGTCGAGGGTGCCCCACACGTCCATCTGGCCGGCGAGCTGTCAGATCTGGTGGAGAAACGGTGCGAAGACGCTTTATCTGGACAGACGGGTGGTATGTGATTGTGATTGTCTcacgataaaatttaatgaacgAAAATAGTATGCTGCTTCAGCCGGGTTTGCCAGCGAAGTGCGATCTTAATACAAATATCCATTGGCAACGGTAGTGTCTTTGTGAAAAAATCACTAATTAACTGATTGTTATTAACGG encodes:
- the FipoQ gene encoding F-box/LRR-repeat protein 12 isoform X2; amino-acid sequence: MDVWGTLDLTTAIVRDDLNSSFRRSKKITIEKLPDKVLLHIFSYLSHKEICRMAKVCKKWRLIAYDTKLWKNVSLRPEISGLHVGSLESLLALISIRFGPSLRYIELPIELITHTVLHELANKCPNLTHMLLDFSTAMQLHDFSELQAFPTKLRYLCICLSEVIFMEGFMRKIYNFINGLEILHLIGTYEKIEEEEEEIYEVINVHKLKSATPNLRVINLYGINFVDDSHIDAFSSNCIQLECLAVNYCAKVTGSTLKTLFQRSRRLKCLLMNGTNLQSDYLIQVEWEKCSLQELDITATDLSTEALQDMLTRLPGLRFLSAGQLNGFNDSVLKVWMEAGNPRNLVALDLDSSDNLSEDAIYKFLCKHGHQLWGLGLSGMTHITDSLWQTVLPILTNAKIVVMGTQERLGVNILVDQLMDTIARSCPIVERLELRWDPDNLRFSDKSQKAIDTLRVKCLKLKCLSLSDGRYYEIVKANFERADRMTVVRTLTNCRVSNYYLLSNYKDLVFN
- the FipoQ gene encoding F-box/LRR-repeat protein 12 isoform X1; this translates as MDVSPDVWGQLALEASQVYLTDGTAAKSPFAGTTIEKLPDKVLLHIFSYLSHKEICRMAKVCKKWRLIAYDTKLWKNVSLRPEISGLHVGSLESLLALISIRFGPSLRYIELPIELITHTVLHELANKCPNLTHMLLDFSTAMQLHDFSELQAFPTKLRYLCICLSEVIFMEGFMRKIYNFINGLEILHLIGTYEKIEEEEEEIYEVINVHKLKSATPNLRVINLYGINFVDDSHIDAFSSNCIQLECLAVNYCAKVTGSTLKTLFQRSRRLKCLLMNGTNLQSDYLIQVEWEKCSLQELDITATDLSTEALQDMLTRLPGLRFLSAGQLNGFNDSVLKVWMEAGNPRNLVALDLDSSDNLSEDAIYKFLCKHGHQLWGLGLSGMTHITDSLWQTVLPILTNAKIVVMGTQERLGVNILVDQLMDTIARSCPIVERLELRWDPDNLRFSDKSQKAIDTLRVKCLKLKCLSLSDGRYYEIVKANFERADRMTVVRTLTNCRVSNYYLLSNYKDLVFN
- the Trc8 gene encoding protein TRC8 homolog isoform X2 — protein: MAPRPTHPCRNVEGRKSINLFLRNGNERTGRFNLSINSGCAAALCLFILNIKHLMVAYMYIMSVGVVFVSYWSNASTIKSVAILLDDFKNGSSILDNILSLNVEHLSKNGGVTFQIFQNYVLQCFLSFIFVNIHLGPRYSTLQKILPLTFLAPSMLTVLPVPSTLLNHMPVFSALLPLALVKFVLWSSVVPIIQTLYNGYTHARTFVSNFGMSALVETEWTRLNVPEVLRTFWLLRVVEHAGIFFASGYWELDDGHTPYFRLMKYLLVTGCDTLTAVLGITSIVSYVCNYIGKFFQWLLLSDDENDKNFGTVSAIVFYILALQTGLTGLEPEIRFVRLCRNFCLLFTAILHFVHNVVNPLLMSLSASHNPSLRRHLHALLVCLVLVVLPLLLMYYLWSTQNTSTWLLAVSAFSVEVIVKVFVSLAIYSLFLLDARRETFWEKLDDYIYYIRAFGNTVEFCFGIFLFFNGAWILLFESGSAIRAVMMCIHAYFNIWCDAKAGWSVFMKRRTAVNKIESLPEADEEQLRRLDDVCAICYQEMRSAKITRCKHFFHGVCLRKWLYVQDRCPLCHEILHGMDCEERKQSGNQPRPTDQEEENNYDR
- the Trc8 gene encoding protein TRC8 homolog isoform X1 — protein: MSLRSRVLGLVEVVLRVPPLFVIDEILKFGIGLEELTEHDLSNFQERYDKLGESLHSNSTTIAYDPVFYKFVFVSFLRLLLSTLGCAAALCLFILNIKHLMVAYMYIMSVGVVFVSYWSNASTIKSVAILLDDFKNGSSILDNILSLNVEHLSKNGGVTFQIFQNYVLQCFLSFIFVNIHLGPRYSTLQKILPLTFLAPSMLTVLPVPSTLLNHMPVFSALLPLALVKFVLWSSVVPIIQTLYNGYTHARTFVSNFGMSALVETEWTRLNVPEVLRTFWLLRVVEHAGIFFASGYWELDDGHTPYFRLMKYLLVTGCDTLTAVLGITSIVSYVCNYIGKFFQWLLLSDDENDKNFGTVSAIVFYILALQTGLTGLEPEIRFVRLCRNFCLLFTAILHFVHNVVNPLLMSLSASHNPSLRRHLHALLVCLVLVVLPLLLMYYLWSTQNTSTWLLAVSAFSVEVIVKVFVSLAIYSLFLLDARRETFWEKLDDYIYYIRAFGNTVEFCFGIFLFFNGAWILLFESGSAIRAVMMCIHAYFNIWCDAKAGWSVFMKRRTAVNKIESLPEADEEQLRRLDDVCAICYQEMRSAKITRCKHFFHGVCLRKWLYVQDRCPLCHEILHGMDCEERKQSGNQPRPTDQEEENNYDR